One genomic segment of Actinoplanes ianthinogenes includes these proteins:
- a CDS encoding VOC family protein codes for MPIGRLHHLILDCPDPRGLARFWSGVLGEPITYDDGDFVVVSADTTTSGMAFQRSPDQRAATWPDPAVPQQMHVDVMVDDVVAAGEAVLALGAVRLAGEGVFADPAGHPFCLIPRPGWARPVG; via the coding sequence ATGCCGATCGGGCGTCTACACCATCTGATCCTCGACTGTCCTGATCCGCGGGGGCTGGCTCGATTCTGGAGCGGGGTGCTCGGGGAGCCGATCACCTATGACGACGGGGACTTCGTGGTGGTGTCGGCGGACACCACGACGTCCGGGATGGCGTTTCAGCGGTCGCCGGATCAGCGGGCGGCGACCTGGCCGGATCCGGCGGTGCCGCAGCAGATGCATGTGGACGTGATGGTCGACGACGTGGTGGCGGCGGGGGAGGCGGTGCTGGCCCTGGGGGCGGTGCGGCTGGCCGGGGAGGGCGTGTTCGCGGATCCGGCGGGGCATCCGTTCTGCCTGATCCCGCGGCCGGGGTGGGCGCGGCCGGTCGGGTGA
- a CDS encoding helix-turn-helix domain-containing protein — translation MTQDGELDALVRQRIRSLRVARGWSLDELASRAYLTPSTLSRIETGHRRIALDQLTAIARALSTTLDQLVESGRDEDVVIRPHHDEQRGMTTWLLTRENAPAGMTVAKLRVDRPVPADLRVHPGRDWFLVLSGAVVLRLADRTITVRAGEAAEFSTMVPHAFGSAGGPAEVLCILDQEGERSHLGPHQPHF, via the coding sequence ATGACGCAAGACGGTGAGCTCGACGCCCTCGTCCGCCAGCGGATCCGCAGCCTCCGGGTCGCTCGCGGCTGGTCCCTCGACGAGCTGGCCTCCCGGGCCTACCTCACCCCGTCCACCCTGTCCCGCATCGAGACCGGCCACCGCCGGATCGCCCTCGACCAGCTGACCGCCATCGCCCGCGCCCTCAGCACCACCCTCGACCAGCTCGTCGAGTCCGGCCGCGACGAGGACGTGGTCATCCGGCCGCACCACGACGAGCAGCGCGGCATGACCACCTGGCTGCTCACCCGCGAGAACGCCCCGGCCGGCATGACCGTCGCCAAGCTGCGCGTCGACCGCCCGGTCCCGGCCGACCTGCGCGTGCACCCGGGGCGCGACTGGTTCCTGGTCCTGTCCGGCGCCGTCGTGCTGCGCCTGGCCGACCGCACCATCACGGTCCGCGCCGGCGAGGCCGCCGAGTTCTCCACGATGGTCCCGCACGCCTTCGGTTCGGCGGGCGGCCCGGCCGAGGTGCTCTGCATCCTCGACCAGGAGGGCGAGCGGTCCCACTTGGGCCCGCATCAACCCCATTTTTAG
- a CDS encoding MarR family transcriptional regulator codes for MTLSDADLAAQPAAYWTGVAYESLIAFTRARQAEFGFSQPQFWLLRHLSVNDLSPDGQGRSIPALREAMAEYLRAEDDLAAEAETLLGRGWLRLDEDGLWWLTEEGEAARVRFQGHAPEIRARIHDGVDDADYLVALKVLRRMIENTGGAG; via the coding sequence ATGACGTTGTCCGATGCCGATCTCGCCGCTCAGCCGGCTGCATATTGGACCGGGGTGGCCTACGAGTCCCTGATCGCCTTTACGCGGGCGCGGCAGGCGGAGTTCGGGTTCAGTCAGCCGCAGTTCTGGCTGTTGCGCCACCTGTCCGTGAACGATCTGTCACCGGACGGGCAGGGGCGGTCGATCCCGGCGTTGCGGGAGGCGATGGCGGAGTATTTGCGAGCCGAGGACGATCTGGCCGCCGAGGCGGAGACGCTGCTCGGGCGGGGCTGGCTCAGGCTGGACGAGGACGGGCTGTGGTGGCTGACGGAGGAGGGCGAGGCGGCGCGGGTGCGGTTCCAGGGGCATGCTCCGGAGATCCGTGCGCGGATCCACGACGGCGTCGATGACGCGGACTACCTGGTTGCGCTCAAGGTGCTGCGGCGGATGATCGAGAACACCGGCGGGGCCGGCTGA
- a CDS encoding class I SAM-dependent methyltransferase: protein MAHEHGHGGHHQHGHSGGHGQMAEMLDLDAEVLGDYYREVIGWAGQLVPADARIVDLGAGTGTGTIALARQLPGATLTAVDVDEEMQAGLRERVAAAGFADRVRTVRADLDGDWPPLGPADLVWASASMHHLADPARTLGQVREVLRPGGVFMITELDGFPRFLTDPAGSALEERCQAELARLRLEAGLHMGLDWGARLKDAGFEPAGERRFAIELPGPLSPQARRYAQVTLERTRDRIAEHLSAADVTALDAVLADLPSRDDLVVRATRDVWIGRR from the coding sequence ATGGCACACGAACACGGCCACGGCGGCCACCACCAGCACGGACACAGCGGCGGACACGGGCAGATGGCCGAGATGCTGGATCTCGACGCCGAGGTGTTGGGGGACTACTACCGCGAGGTGATCGGCTGGGCCGGGCAGCTCGTCCCGGCGGACGCCCGGATCGTCGATCTCGGCGCGGGCACCGGGACCGGCACCATCGCCCTGGCCCGGCAGCTGCCCGGCGCCACGCTGACCGCCGTCGACGTCGACGAGGAGATGCAGGCCGGCCTCCGGGAGCGCGTGGCGGCGGCGGGCTTCGCGGACCGGGTCCGCACCGTGCGGGCCGACCTCGACGGCGACTGGCCGCCGCTCGGCCCGGCCGACCTGGTGTGGGCGTCCGCGTCGATGCACCATCTGGCCGACCCGGCGCGCACGCTCGGACAGGTCCGCGAGGTGCTGCGGCCCGGCGGCGTCTTCATGATCACCGAGTTGGACGGGTTCCCGCGGTTCCTGACCGACCCGGCCGGGTCGGCGCTGGAGGAGCGTTGCCAGGCCGAGCTGGCCCGGTTGCGGCTGGAGGCCGGCCTGCACATGGGCCTGGACTGGGGCGCCCGCCTCAAGGACGCGGGCTTCGAGCCGGCCGGTGAGCGCCGGTTTGCCATCGAGCTGCCCGGGCCGCTGTCGCCGCAGGCCAGGCGCTATGCGCAGGTCACCCTGGAGCGGACCCGGGACCGGATCGCCGAGCACCTGAGCGCCGCCGACGTCACCGCCCTCGATGCCGTCCTGGCGGACCTGCCCAGCCGCGACGACCTGGTCGTCCGCGCCACCCGCGACGTCTGGATCGGCCGCCGCTGA